From Pseudomonas hefeiensis, one genomic window encodes:
- a CDS encoding choline ABC transporter substrate-binding protein, whose protein sequence is MKGSTPLLLAAMLSLPMLANAAEPAQCSTVNFSDVGWTDITVTTATTSVVLEALGYKTKTTMISVPVTYKSLADGKNMDVFLGNWMPTMENDIKAYREAGTVDTVRANLENAKYTLAVPEELYNKGLKDFADIAKFKKELDGKIYGIEPGNDGNRLIQSMIDKNAFGLKDAGFKIVESSEAGMLSQVDRAERRSTAVVFLGWEPHPMNTRFKMKYLTGGDEYFGPNFGQATIYTNTRKGYAQECGNVGQLLKNLVFTLDMESTLMGNVLDDKMKPDAAAKAWLKKNPQVLDTWLAGVTTIDGKPGLEAVKATLAQ, encoded by the coding sequence ATGAAAGGTTCCACGCCGTTGTTGTTGGCCGCCATGCTGAGTCTTCCGATGCTGGCCAACGCTGCAGAACCCGCGCAGTGCAGCACCGTCAACTTCTCCGATGTCGGCTGGACCGACATCACCGTGACCACCGCCACCACCAGCGTGGTACTCGAGGCCCTGGGCTACAAAACCAAGACCACCATGATTTCCGTACCGGTGACCTACAAGTCCCTGGCCGACGGCAAGAACATGGATGTGTTCCTCGGCAACTGGATGCCGACGATGGAAAACGATATCAAGGCCTACCGCGAAGCCGGCACCGTGGACACCGTGCGCGCCAACCTGGAGAACGCCAAATACACCCTGGCGGTGCCCGAAGAGCTCTATAACAAGGGGCTGAAGGATTTCGCCGACATCGCCAAGTTCAAGAAGGAACTGGACGGCAAGATCTACGGCATCGAACCGGGCAACGACGGCAACCGCCTGATCCAGAGCATGATCGACAAGAATGCCTTCGGTCTCAAGGACGCCGGCTTCAAAATCGTCGAGTCCAGCGAAGCCGGCATGCTGTCGCAGGTTGATCGCGCCGAGCGCCGCAGCACCGCTGTGGTGTTCCTGGGCTGGGAACCGCATCCGATGAACACCCGTTTCAAAATGAAGTACCTCACCGGTGGCGACGAGTACTTCGGTCCGAATTTCGGCCAGGCGACCATCTACACCAATACTCGCAAGGGCTACGCCCAGGAATGCGGCAACGTTGGTCAGCTGTTGAAAAACCTGGTGTTCACCCTGGACATGGAAAGCACGCTGATGGGCAACGTGCTCGACGACAAGATGAAGCCTGACGCGGCCGCCAAGGCCTGGCTGAAGAAAAACCCACAGGTACTCGATACCTGGCTCGCTGGCGTGACCACCATTGACGGTAAACCTGGCCTGGAAGCCGTGAAAGCCACACTTGCGCAGTAA
- a CDS encoding 3-keto-5-aminohexanoate cleavage protein, with protein sequence MNHDVIITCALTGAGDTTAKSPHVPVTPKQIAAAAVEAAKAGATVVHCHVRDPQTGKFSRDVALYREVMERIREADVDIIVNLTAGMGGDLEIGGGENPMEFGPNTDLVGPLTRLAHVEELLPEICTLDCGTLNFGDGDTIYISTPAQLRAGAKRITELGVKAELEIFDTGHLWFAKQMIKEGLLDNPLFQLCLGIPWGAPADTTTMKAMVDNLPADAVWAGFGIGRMQMPMAAQAVLLGGNVRVGLEDNLWLDKGVLATNGQLVERASEILSRLGARVLTPAEGRKKMGLTQRG encoded by the coding sequence ATGAACCACGACGTCATCATCACCTGCGCACTTACCGGTGCTGGCGACACGACCGCCAAAAGTCCGCACGTACCGGTCACCCCGAAACAGATCGCCGCGGCTGCCGTCGAGGCCGCCAAGGCCGGCGCCACGGTAGTCCACTGCCACGTTCGCGATCCGCAGACCGGCAAGTTCAGCCGTGACGTGGCGCTGTACCGCGAAGTGATGGAGCGCATCCGAGAGGCGGACGTCGACATCATCGTCAATCTCACCGCCGGCATGGGCGGCGATCTGGAGATCGGCGGCGGCGAAAATCCCATGGAGTTCGGCCCCAATACCGACCTGGTGGGCCCGCTGACCCGCCTGGCCCACGTCGAGGAGCTACTGCCGGAAATCTGCACCCTGGATTGCGGCACCCTGAACTTCGGCGACGGCGACACCATTTATATCTCCACCCCGGCGCAACTGCGGGCCGGGGCCAAGCGCATCACCGAGCTGGGGGTCAAGGCCGAGCTGGAAATCTTCGACACCGGCCACCTGTGGTTCGCCAAGCAGATGATCAAGGAAGGCCTGTTGGACAACCCGCTGTTCCAGCTTTGCCTGGGCATCCCGTGGGGGGCGCCAGCCGACACCACCACCATGAAAGCCATGGTCGACAACTTGCCAGCAGACGCCGTGTGGGCCGGCTTCGGCATCGGCCGCATGCAAATGCCGATGGCGGCCCAGGCCGTGCTGCTGGGCGGCAACGTGCGGGTCGGCCTGGAAGACAACCTGTGGCTGGACAAAGGTGTGCTCGCCACCAATGGCCAATTGGTCGAACGCGCCAGCGAAATCCTCAGCCGCCTCGGCGCCCGCGTGCTCACCCCGGCCGAGGGGCGCAAGAAAATGGGCCTGACCCAGCGCGGCTGA
- the choX gene encoding choline ABC transporter substrate-binding protein: MKRLISSCVLALSTTTFLSSAAMAADAAACQNVRLGVVNWTDVIATSAMTQVLLDGLGYKTKQTSASQQIIFAGIRDQRLDMFLGYWNPLMTQTITPFVEAKQVKVLEQPSLKDARATLAVPTYLADKGLKTFADIAKFEKELGGKIYGIEPGSGANTQIKAMISKNQFGLGKFQLVESSEAGMLAAVDRAVRRNQAVVFFGWAPHPMNVNVQMTYLSGSEDALGPNEGMATVWTVTAPDYAQKCPNVSRLLSNLTFTAEDESRMMQPLLDHKDPLESAKQWLKDHPQDKQRWLEGVTTFDGKPAADNLKLTSN; this comes from the coding sequence ATGAAACGACTGATCAGCTCCTGCGTTCTTGCACTCAGTACTACCACCTTCCTGAGTTCCGCTGCGATGGCGGCCGATGCCGCCGCGTGCCAGAACGTGCGCCTGGGTGTGGTCAACTGGACCGATGTCATCGCCACCAGCGCCATGACCCAAGTGTTGCTCGACGGCCTCGGCTACAAGACCAAACAGACCAGCGCCTCCCAGCAAATCATCTTCGCCGGCATCCGCGACCAGCGCCTGGACATGTTTCTGGGCTATTGGAACCCGCTGATGACCCAGACCATCACCCCGTTCGTCGAGGCCAAACAGGTCAAGGTCCTGGAGCAACCCAGCCTCAAGGACGCCCGCGCCACCCTGGCCGTGCCGACTTATCTGGCCGACAAAGGCCTGAAGACTTTCGCCGACATCGCCAAATTCGAGAAAGAACTGGGCGGCAAAATCTACGGTATCGAGCCTGGTTCCGGCGCCAATACCCAGATCAAGGCGATGATCAGCAAGAACCAGTTCGGCCTGGGCAAGTTCCAGTTGGTGGAATCCAGCGAGGCCGGCATGCTCGCGGCGGTGGACCGCGCCGTGCGACGCAATCAAGCCGTGGTGTTCTTCGGCTGGGCGCCGCACCCGATGAACGTCAACGTGCAAATGACCTACCTGAGCGGCAGCGAAGACGCCCTCGGTCCGAACGAAGGCATGGCCACCGTGTGGACCGTCACCGCGCCGGACTACGCGCAAAAATGCCCGAACGTCAGCCGCCTGCTGAGTAACCTGACGTTCACCGCCGAAGACGAGAGCCGGATGATGCAGCCACTGCTGGATCACAAGGACCCGCTCGAATCGGCCAAGCAATGGCTCAAGGATCATCCGCAAGACAAGCAACGCTGGCTCGAAGGCGTCACCACCTTCGATGGCAAGCCTGCCGCCGACAACCTGAAACTGACCAGCAACTGA
- a CDS encoding L-serine ammonia-lyase — protein MAISVFDLFKIGIGPSSSHTVGPMRAAALFVEALRAKSLLHDVRRVEVQLFGSLSATGIGHGSDNAVIMGLMGEWPDAIDPSQIGPRIELLRETQTLLLDGRLPVPFVWSRDMRLLEENLPFHPNAMTLVAESEHGELHRDTYYSVGGGFVVDQAQASSGVVDLDVTELPYDFSSAEELLQLCSTHNLRVADLMMANEKVWRSEEEIRSGLMKLWRAMQDCVEQGLKHEGILPGGLNVRRRAAKLHRSLQELNKPNVIGSTLSAMEWVNLFALAVNEENAAGGRMVTAPTNGAAGIIPAVLHYFMKFSEAVTDANVVDYFLGAAAVGILCKKNASISGAEVGCQGEVGSACAMAAAGLAEILGATPAQLCNAAEIGLEHNLGLTCDPVGGLVQVPCIERNAIAAVKAINAAQMALRGDGQHFISLDRVIRTMRDTGADMHDKYKETSRGGLAVSAVEC, from the coding sequence ATGGCAATCAGCGTGTTCGATCTGTTCAAAATTGGTATCGGTCCGTCCAGTTCCCACACCGTGGGGCCGATGCGCGCTGCGGCGTTGTTTGTTGAGGCGCTGCGGGCGAAGTCGCTGCTGCATGATGTGCGCCGGGTCGAGGTTCAGCTGTTCGGCTCGTTGTCGGCAACGGGCATCGGCCACGGCAGTGACAACGCGGTGATCATGGGTTTGATGGGCGAGTGGCCGGACGCGATCGACCCGTCACAGATAGGCCCGCGCATCGAGTTGTTGCGCGAAACCCAGACCCTGCTGCTGGACGGCCGTCTGCCGGTGCCTTTTGTCTGGTCCCGGGATATGCGCCTGCTCGAGGAAAACCTGCCGTTCCATCCCAACGCGATGACGCTGGTGGCCGAGAGTGAGCATGGCGAGTTGCACCGTGACACCTATTATTCAGTCGGCGGTGGCTTCGTCGTCGATCAGGCTCAGGCGTCCAGCGGCGTGGTGGATCTGGATGTCACTGAATTGCCTTACGATTTTTCCAGTGCCGAAGAACTGCTCCAGTTGTGCAGCACCCATAACCTTCGGGTGGCCGATCTCATGATGGCCAACGAAAAGGTCTGGCGCTCGGAGGAGGAGATCCGCAGCGGCCTGATGAAACTCTGGCGGGCGATGCAGGACTGCGTCGAGCAGGGGCTCAAGCATGAGGGCATCCTGCCCGGCGGTTTGAATGTGCGCCGGCGAGCGGCCAAGTTGCACCGTAGCCTGCAAGAATTGAACAAGCCCAATGTCATCGGCTCGACCCTCAGCGCCATGGAATGGGTCAACCTGTTCGCCCTGGCGGTCAATGAAGAAAATGCTGCCGGTGGGCGCATGGTCACGGCCCCGACCAATGGTGCGGCGGGGATCATTCCGGCAGTGCTGCATTACTTCATGAAATTCAGCGAAGCGGTCACCGATGCCAACGTCGTGGATTACTTCCTTGGTGCGGCGGCGGTGGGGATCCTGTGTAAAAAGAATGCCTCTATCTCCGGTGCCGAAGTCGGTTGCCAAGGGGAGGTGGGCTCGGCGTGCGCCATGGCGGCGGCCGGCCTGGCGGAGATTCTCGGCGCGACGCCTGCGCAACTGTGCAACGCGGCGGAAATCGGCCTGGAACACAACCTTGGCCTGACGTGCGATCCGGTGGGCGGCCTGGTGCAGGTGCCGTGTATCGAGCGCAACGCGATAGCCGCGGTGAAAGCCATCAACGCCGCGCAGATGGCGCTGCGCGGAGACGGTCAGCACTTCATCTCCCTGGACCGGGTGATCCGCACCATGCGCGATACCGGCGCCGACATGCATGACAAATATAAAGAGACATCGCGCGGTGGCCTGGCGGTCAGTGCGGTGGAGTGCTGA
- a CDS encoding L-carnitine dehydrogenase, with amino-acid sequence MSFITDIKTFAALGSGVIGSGWVSRALAHGLDVVAWDPAPGAEAALRKRVANAWGALEKQGLAPGASQDRLRFVATIEECVRDADFIQESAPERLELKLELHGQISAAAKPNALIGSSTSGLLPSEFYEGSTHPERCVVGHPFNPVYLLPLVEVVGGKNTAPEAVQAAMRVYESLGMRPLHVRKEVPGFIADRLLEALWREALHLVNDGVATTGEIDDAIRFGAGLRWSFMGTFLTYTLAGGDAGMRHFMAQFGPALQLPWTYLPAPELTEKLIDDVVDGTSAQLGNHSISALERYRDDCLLAVLEAVKTTKEKHGMAFSE; translated from the coding sequence ATGAGCTTTATCACCGATATCAAAACCTTCGCCGCCCTGGGCAGCGGTGTGATCGGCAGCGGTTGGGTCAGCCGTGCCCTGGCCCATGGCCTGGACGTCGTGGCCTGGGACCCGGCGCCGGGCGCCGAGGCAGCACTGCGCAAACGCGTGGCCAACGCTTGGGGCGCACTGGAGAAACAAGGCCTGGCGCCCGGCGCCTCCCAGGATCGGCTGCGGTTTGTCGCGACGATCGAAGAATGCGTGCGCGACGCCGATTTCATCCAGGAAAGTGCCCCCGAGCGCCTGGAACTGAAGCTCGAACTGCACGGCCAGATCAGCGCCGCCGCCAAGCCCAATGCGCTGATTGGTTCCAGCACGTCGGGGCTGCTGCCGAGCGAGTTCTATGAAGGTTCCACCCACCCGGAGCGCTGCGTGGTCGGGCATCCGTTCAACCCGGTCTACCTGTTGCCACTGGTGGAAGTAGTCGGCGGCAAAAACACTGCGCCCGAAGCGGTCCAGGCGGCGATGCGGGTGTATGAGTCCCTCGGCATGCGCCCACTGCATGTACGCAAGGAAGTGCCCGGCTTCATCGCCGACCGGCTGCTCGAAGCGCTCTGGCGCGAGGCGCTGCACCTGGTCAACGACGGCGTGGCCACCACCGGGGAAATCGACGATGCCATCCGTTTTGGCGCCGGCTTGCGCTGGTCATTCATGGGCACGTTCCTGACCTACACACTGGCCGGTGGCGATGCCGGAATGCGCCACTTCATGGCTCAATTCGGTCCGGCGTTACAGTTGCCGTGGACCTACCTGCCGGCGCCGGAGCTGACCGAAAAACTGATCGATGACGTCGTGGACGGGACCAGCGCGCAACTGGGCAACCACAGCATTTCGGCCCTGGAGCGCTATCGTGATGATTGCCTGCTGGCGGTGCTGGAGGCGGTGAAAACCACCAAAGAAAAGCACGGGATGGCCTTCAGCGAGTAA
- a CDS encoding GlxA family transcriptional regulator: protein MTTSNSGAQSQNRAPQSIGFLLLDNFTLISLASAVEPLRMANQLSGRELYRWTTLTVDGGQVWASDGLQITPDASMHKAPPIDTVIVCGGVGIQRTVTREHVSWLQSQARQSRRLGAVCTGSWALACAGLLDGFDCSVHWECLAAMQEAFPRVSMSTRLFTLDRNRFTSSGGTAPLDMMLHLISRDHGRELSAAISEMFVYERIRNEQDHQRVPLKHMLGTNQPKLQEIVALMEANLEEPIDLDELAVYVAVSRRQLERLFQKYLHCSPSRYYLKLRLIRARQLLKQTPMSIIEVASVCGFVSTPHFSKCYREYFGIPPRDERVGSNTAQQVAMMPLPQALVLSPLSGPLSALSQARNESTFASVRL, encoded by the coding sequence ATGACGACGTCCAACTCAGGGGCTCAATCCCAGAACCGTGCGCCTCAATCCATCGGCTTTTTGCTGCTGGATAATTTCACGCTCATTTCCCTGGCGTCCGCGGTGGAGCCGCTGCGCATGGCCAACCAGCTGTCCGGTCGTGAGCTGTACCGCTGGACCACTCTCACCGTTGATGGCGGCCAGGTCTGGGCCAGTGATGGCTTGCAAATCACGCCGGACGCCTCCATGCACAAAGCCCCGCCCATTGACACCGTCATTGTGTGTGGCGGCGTCGGCATTCAGCGCACCGTCACCCGTGAACACGTGTCGTGGCTGCAAAGCCAGGCCCGTCAGTCCCGGCGCCTCGGCGCGGTCTGCACCGGCAGTTGGGCCTTGGCCTGTGCGGGCCTGCTGGATGGCTTCGATTGCAGTGTGCACTGGGAATGTCTGGCGGCGATGCAGGAAGCCTTTCCGCGGGTATCGATGAGCACCCGCCTGTTCACCCTCGACCGCAACCGCTTCACCAGTTCCGGCGGCACGGCGCCATTGGACATGATGCTGCACTTGATCAGCCGCGATCACGGCCGCGAGTTGTCGGCAGCGATCTCCGAAATGTTTGTTTATGAGCGCATTCGCAACGAGCAGGATCACCAGCGCGTGCCACTCAAGCACATGCTTGGCACCAATCAGCCGAAGTTGCAGGAAATTGTCGCGCTGATGGAAGCCAATCTCGAAGAGCCGATCGATCTGGATGAATTGGCGGTGTACGTCGCCGTCTCCCGGCGTCAGCTAGAGCGCTTGTTCCAGAAATACCTGCACTGCTCGCCGTCGCGCTATTACCTCAAGCTGCGGCTGATCCGGGCGCGGCAACTGCTCAAGCAGACGCCGATGTCGATCATCGAGGTGGCGTCGGTGTGCGGCTTCGTCTCCACGCCGCACTTCTCCAAGTGCTACCGCGAATACTTCGGCATTCCACCGCGCGACGAGCGCGTCGGCTCCAATACCGCGCAACAGGTGGCGATGATGCCGCTGCCACAGGCTCTGGTGCTGTCGCCACTGTCCGGCCCGCTGTCGGCGTTGAGCCAGGCGCGTAATGAGTCGACGTTTGCCAGTGTGAGGCTCTAG
- a CDS encoding gamma-butyrobetaine dioxygenase yields the protein MNTAAAFADFRRYPLICGLTAVTPLTDRVQVTWADGRISPFHHQWLRDNCPCPQCVYTVTREQVLEVVDVPEDLTPGATRLDSEGCLCVDWQDGHQSRFDPGWLRAHAYDDQSRAERLASKPRRQLWQHDLNLPVFDYQALMDDTDTLLQWLLAVRDIGLTQVRGVPTEPGSLKLIAQQISFIRQSNFGVLFNVQSKADADSNAYTAFNLPLHSDLPTRELQPGLQFLHCLVNDADGGESIFVDGFAIAQALRQEDPDAFAALCEIPVEFRNKDRHSDYRCLAPIIALDALGQVSEIRMANFLRGPFDTSAEQMPRLYRAYRRFIALTREPQFRLMQRLEPGQLWCFDNRRTLHARNAFDPSTGARHFQGCYVDRDELLSKILVLQR from the coding sequence ATGAACACCGCCGCCGCTTTTGCCGACTTCCGCCGTTACCCCCTGATCTGTGGATTGACCGCTGTGACACCCTTGACCGATCGGGTGCAGGTCACCTGGGCCGACGGTCGGATCAGCCCCTTCCATCATCAGTGGCTGCGGGACAACTGCCCTTGCCCGCAATGCGTCTACACCGTGACCCGCGAGCAGGTGCTGGAAGTCGTCGATGTACCTGAAGACCTGACCCCCGGCGCGACCCGTCTCGACAGCGAAGGCTGCCTGTGCGTGGATTGGCAGGACGGCCACCAGAGCCGTTTCGACCCGGGCTGGCTGCGCGCCCATGCCTACGATGACCAGTCCAGGGCTGAACGCCTGGCGAGCAAGCCCAGGCGCCAGCTCTGGCAGCACGACCTGAACCTGCCGGTGTTTGATTACCAGGCGCTGATGGACGACACCGATACGTTGCTGCAATGGCTGCTGGCGGTGCGCGACATCGGCCTGACCCAGGTGCGCGGCGTACCCACCGAACCCGGCTCGCTGAAACTGATCGCCCAGCAGATTTCGTTCATCCGCCAGAGCAACTTCGGCGTGCTGTTCAACGTGCAATCCAAAGCCGATGCCGACAGTAACGCCTACACCGCTTTCAACCTGCCGCTGCACAGCGACCTGCCCACCCGGGAGCTGCAACCAGGATTGCAGTTTCTGCACTGCCTGGTGAATGACGCCGACGGCGGCGAGAGCATATTTGTCGACGGTTTTGCCATCGCCCAGGCGCTGCGCCAGGAGGACCCCGATGCCTTTGCCGCGTTGTGTGAAATCCCGGTGGAGTTTCGCAACAAGGACCGCCACAGTGATTACCGCTGCCTGGCGCCCATCATCGCGCTGGATGCCTTGGGACAGGTCTCGGAAATCCGCATGGCGAACTTCCTGCGCGGGCCGTTCGACACCTCGGCCGAGCAAATGCCCAGGCTGTATCGCGCCTACCGCCGCTTCATCGCCCTGACCCGCGAGCCGCAATTTCGCTTGATGCAAAGGCTTGAGCCCGGTCAGCTATGGTGCTTCGACAACCGCCGCACCCTCCACGCCCGCAATGCCTTCGACCCGTCCACTGGAGCCCGGCATTTCCAGGGGTGCTATGTGGATCGCGATGAGTTGCTGTCGAAGATTCTGGTGCTGCAAAGGTAG
- a CDS encoding thioesterase family protein — MPTLTTYQTRILPEWVDYNGHLRDAFYLLIFSYATDALMDQLGMDSQNREASGHSLFTLELHLNYLHEVKLDAQVEVRTQIIGHDAKRLHLYHSLHLAGGDKELAGNEQMLLHVDLAGPRSAPFTEQTLGKLKALLTEQSDLSPPAYIGRVIALPPAR; from the coding sequence ATGCCCACCCTCACCACCTACCAAACCCGCATCCTCCCCGAATGGGTCGATTACAACGGCCACCTGCGCGATGCCTTTTACCTGTTGATCTTCAGCTACGCGACCGACGCACTGATGGATCAGCTGGGCATGGACAGCCAGAACCGCGAAGCCAGCGGCCACTCGCTGTTCACCCTTGAACTGCACCTGAACTACCTGCACGAAGTGAAGCTCGACGCCCAGGTCGAAGTGCGCACACAGATCATCGGCCACGACGCCAAACGCCTGCATCTCTACCACAGCCTGCATTTGGCCGGCGGGGATAAGGAACTGGCCGGCAACGAGCAAATGCTGCTGCACGTCGACCTGGCCGGCCCGCGCTCGGCGCCCTTCACCGAACAGACCCTGGGCAAGCTCAAAGCCTTGCTCACGGAACAATCCGACCTGTCGCCGCCGGCCTACATCGGCCGGGTCATCGCATTGCCACCGGCCCGATAA
- a CDS encoding GlxA family transcriptional regulator, whose protein sequence is MSQDFYFLLMPGFSAIGFISAIEPLRVANRFRGELYRWHVLSADGGAVLASNGMSVNADAALESLKKGATLWVVAGFEPLKFVTPALERWLHRLDNEGVTLGGIDTGSVVLAEAGLLEGHRVTLHWEAIEAFKESYPQLSVTQELFEIDRRRITCAGGTASIDLMLDLIGQAHGPQLAIEVSEQFVLGRIRPRKDHQRMEIASRYGVRNKKLVHVIGEMETHSEPPLSTLALAESINVTRRQLERLFRLHLNDTPSNFYLRLRLEKARQLLRQTDMSVLEVSIACGFESPSYFTRSYRARFERCPREDRRRQGDGREVV, encoded by the coding sequence ATGTCCCAGGATTTCTACTTCTTGTTGATGCCGGGTTTTTCGGCCATCGGTTTCATTTCGGCCATCGAACCGTTGCGGGTCGCCAACCGCTTTCGCGGTGAGTTGTACCGCTGGCATGTGTTGAGCGCCGATGGCGGGGCGGTGCTGGCAAGCAATGGCATGTCGGTCAACGCCGATGCCGCGCTGGAGTCGCTGAAGAAGGGCGCGACCCTCTGGGTGGTGGCGGGGTTCGAACCGCTCAAGTTCGTGACCCCGGCGTTGGAGCGCTGGCTGCATCGGCTGGACAATGAGGGCGTGACCCTGGGCGGTATCGACACCGGCAGTGTGGTTCTGGCTGAGGCGGGGCTGCTGGAAGGGCATCGGGTGACCCTGCATTGGGAAGCGATCGAGGCGTTCAAGGAGTCTTATCCACAGCTCAGCGTGACCCAGGAACTGTTCGAAATTGACCGCCGGCGCATCACCTGCGCCGGCGGCACCGCGTCCATCGACCTGATGCTGGACCTGATCGGCCAGGCCCATGGCCCGCAACTGGCGATTGAGGTCAGCGAACAATTTGTGCTCGGCCGCATTCGTCCGCGCAAAGACCACCAGCGCATGGAAATTGCCAGCCGCTATGGCGTGCGCAACAAGAAACTGGTGCATGTCATCGGCGAGATGGAAACCCACAGTGAACCGCCCCTGAGCACCCTGGCCCTGGCCGAATCCATCAACGTAACCCGCCGCCAGCTCGAACGCCTGTTCCGCCTGCACTTGAACGACACTCCCAGCAACTTCTACCTGCGACTGCGCCTGGAAAAGGCCCGGCAATTGCTGCGCCAGACCGACATGAGTGTGCTGGAGGTGAGCATCGCCTGCGGTTTCGAATCACCGTCGTACTTCACCCGCAGCTATCGGGCGAGGTTTGAACGGTGCCCGCGGGAGGATCGTCGTCGCCAAGGAGATGGGCGGGAGGTGGTTTGA
- the choW gene encoding choline ABC transporter permease subunit — MLIDQKIPLGQYIADFVDWLTQHGANTFDAIAMSLETMIHGVTFALTWFNPFVLIGLIALLAHFIQRKWGLTVFVIAAFLLILNLGYWQETMETLAQVLFATLVCVLIGVPLGIVAAHKPLFYTLMRPVLDLMQTVPTFVYLIPTLTLFGLGVVPGLISTVVFAIAAPIRLTYLGIRDVPDELMDAGKAFGCSRRQLLSRIELPHAMPSIAAGITQCIMLSLSMVVIAALVGADGLGKPVVNALNTADIALGFEAGLAIVLLAIMLDRICKQPDAKVGGDA; from the coding sequence ATGCTGATTGATCAGAAAATACCCTTAGGCCAGTACATCGCGGACTTCGTCGACTGGTTGACGCAACACGGCGCCAACACATTCGATGCCATCGCCATGTCACTGGAAACGATGATTCACGGCGTGACGTTTGCGCTGACCTGGTTCAACCCGTTCGTCCTGATAGGACTCATCGCCCTGCTGGCGCATTTTATCCAGCGCAAATGGGGCCTGACCGTCTTCGTTATCGCCGCCTTTCTGCTTATCCTGAACCTGGGTTACTGGCAGGAAACCATGGAAACCCTGGCCCAGGTGCTGTTCGCGACCCTGGTCTGTGTCTTGATCGGCGTGCCGCTGGGCATTGTTGCCGCGCACAAGCCGTTGTTCTACACCCTGATGCGTCCGGTGCTCGATCTGATGCAGACCGTACCGACCTTCGTTTACCTCATTCCTACCCTGACCCTTTTCGGTCTGGGCGTGGTCCCAGGCCTGATCTCCACGGTGGTGTTCGCGATTGCCGCGCCCATCCGCCTGACCTACCTGGGCATCCGCGACGTTCCGGACGAACTGATGGACGCCGGCAAAGCCTTCGGCTGCTCCCGTCGCCAGCTCCTGTCACGTATCGAACTGCCCCATGCGATGCCCAGCATCGCGGCCGGTATCACCCAATGCATCATGCTGTCGTTGTCGATGGTGGTCATCGCCGCACTGGTGGGAGCCGACGGCCTGGGCAAACCCGTGGTCAACGCACTGAACACCGCTGATATCGCCCTGGGCTTTGAAGCAGGCCTGGCGATCGTATTGCTGGCCATCATGCTCGACCGAATCTGCAAGCAACCCGACGCCAAAGTAGGGGGTGACGCATGA